Proteins from a single region of Haloarcula laminariae:
- a CDS encoding hydrogenase maturation nickel metallochaperone HypA: protein MTLEHRTEQRPAKTRLFCPACGHESPLDGDWIGDDRTARRRLLCPSCGDPVVDQPQV from the coding sequence ATGACACTCGAACACAGAACCGAGCAACGTCCCGCCAAGACCCGGCTGTTCTGCCCGGCCTGCGGCCACGAGAGCCCGCTCGACGGCGACTGGATCGGCGACGACCGGACGGCCAGGCGCCGCCTGCTGTGTCCCAGCTGTGGGGACCCCGTGGTCGACCAGCCACAGGTCTGA
- a CDS encoding archaea-specific SMC-related protein, with the protein MTDRETTVTVENLGGIESATVRLSPGVTVLAGRNATNRTSLLRAIGAALGGSTGALKADADRGSVTLELDGTDYTRTFERDGETVRVGGDPYSDEAMLVDQYGCLLADNPARRAVARGDTEALRSFIMAPVDTDELEATIRRTRRDIESLREDRAAAERTAERRSPLERQLADHREALADTTEELDAVRAAVEDAETDAGAVERAEDAADELTDVRGSYERVRDRLETQRDAVASLREERDEVRAELDELSVPDVDPDRAEAEIERLQRRVRDLETTISSLLSIVEFNEQVTGDGELPGVEDSTTETVECWTCGTTVGRGAIDDQLDDLRAVVDEKRAERNELRSTLESRRADLSDRREATDRREALEDELDDIEAEIADREGTVAELSTRAEELHDRIEELEESAEGLRGSDLLEQYRRRSELEYERGQLEEQIASVEAELETVREAESRLTDIESRLDERESELERARTRVESLERSAVETFNDHMETVRAALGYENIERVWIERTVADDESEFALHVVRATADDVVYEDTLSHLSESEREVIGLVVALAGYLVHDVHETVPVMVLDSLEAIDADRIAALVEYFADFPDHLVVALLPEDAQAVTGEYDRVEMGGARP; encoded by the coding sequence ATGACGGACAGAGAGACGACAGTGACCGTCGAGAACCTGGGCGGTATCGAGTCGGCGACGGTGCGCCTGTCCCCGGGCGTGACCGTTCTCGCCGGCCGGAACGCGACCAACCGGACCTCGCTCCTGCGGGCCATCGGCGCCGCGCTGGGCGGCTCTACGGGGGCGCTGAAAGCCGACGCCGACCGGGGCTCGGTGACGCTGGAACTCGACGGCACCGACTACACCCGGACCTTCGAGCGGGACGGCGAGACCGTCCGCGTGGGCGGGGACCCCTATTCCGACGAGGCGATGCTCGTCGACCAGTACGGCTGCCTGCTGGCCGACAACCCGGCCCGCAGAGCGGTCGCGCGGGGCGACACCGAGGCGCTCCGGTCGTTCATCATGGCGCCCGTCGACACGGACGAACTGGAGGCGACCATACGGCGGACCCGGCGGGACATCGAGTCACTCCGGGAGGACCGGGCGGCGGCCGAGCGAACGGCCGAACGCCGCTCGCCACTCGAACGGCAGCTGGCCGACCACCGCGAGGCCCTCGCCGACACCACCGAGGAGCTCGACGCCGTCCGGGCGGCCGTAGAAGACGCCGAGACCGACGCCGGGGCCGTCGAACGGGCCGAGGACGCCGCCGACGAGCTCACGGACGTCCGAGGGAGCTACGAGCGCGTCCGGGACCGGCTGGAGACACAGCGGGACGCCGTCGCCTCGCTGCGCGAGGAACGCGACGAGGTGCGCGCCGAACTGGACGAGCTGTCGGTCCCGGACGTGGACCCCGACCGCGCCGAAGCCGAGATCGAGCGCCTGCAGCGCCGCGTTCGGGACCTCGAAACCACGATATCGAGCCTCCTCTCCATCGTGGAGTTCAACGAACAGGTGACCGGGGACGGGGAGCTGCCGGGCGTCGAGGACAGCACAACCGAGACAGTCGAGTGCTGGACCTGCGGGACGACCGTCGGCCGGGGGGCGATAGACGACCAGCTCGATGACCTCCGGGCGGTCGTCGACGAGAAGCGGGCCGAACGCAACGAGCTCCGTTCGACGCTCGAATCCAGGCGCGCAGACCTCTCAGACCGTCGGGAGGCGACCGACCGGCGCGAGGCGCTGGAGGACGAACTGGACGACATCGAAGCCGAGATAGCCGACCGCGAGGGGACGGTCGCGGAGCTTTCGACCCGGGCCGAGGAGCTGCACGACCGCATCGAGGAGCTGGAGGAAAGCGCCGAGGGGCTTCGGGGGAGCGACCTGCTCGAACAGTACCGCCGCCGGTCGGAGCTGGAGTACGAGCGCGGACAGCTCGAAGAGCAGATAGCGTCCGTCGAGGCCGAACTGGAGACGGTCCGGGAGGCGGAGTCACGACTGACGGACATCGAGTCGCGGCTCGACGAGCGCGAGAGCGAACTCGAACGCGCCCGCACCCGCGTCGAATCGCTCGAACGGTCGGCGGTCGAGACGTTCAACGACCACATGGAGACGGTCCGGGCCGCGCTCGGGTACGAGAACATCGAGCGGGTGTGGATCGAGCGCACGGTGGCGGACGACGAAAGCGAGTTCGCCCTCCACGTGGTCCGGGCGACGGCCGATGACGTCGTCTACGAGGACACCCTGAGCCACCTCTCGGAGTCGGAACGCGAGGTCATCGGCCTCGTCGTCGCGCTGGCGGGCTATCTCGTTCACGACGTCCACGAGACGGTGCCGGTGATGGTGCTCGACTCGCTGGAGGCCATCGACGCCGACCGCATCGCCGCGCTGGTCGAGTACTTCGCGGACTTCCCCGACCACCTCGTCGTCGCGCTTCTGCCGGAGGACGCTCAGGCGGTGACCGGCGAGTACGACCGCGTCGAGATGGGCGGCGCCCGGCCTTGA
- the rdfA gene encoding rod-determining factor RdfA, with protein MSDGDRVSGACSCKLGRTAGKYGLDGLDERLRERRADGASLRRLETVVNEAVLQAALEGADTDVLRDAASIYRNLTGEDVSAGVRTETEAWLSRVGVDPAELDRDFVSYQTVRSHFRECLGVDTARERSLSVDDAEGTIEWARSRSQGIVGRTIERLDGTDGFHCGSVDVTTVVRVSCADCGGSYPVERFLDRGGCDCETDAQTQ; from the coding sequence ATGAGCGACGGCGACCGCGTCTCGGGGGCCTGCTCGTGCAAGCTCGGTCGAACGGCCGGAAAGTACGGACTCGACGGCCTCGACGAGCGGTTGCGCGAGCGCCGGGCGGACGGCGCCAGCCTCCGCCGTCTGGAGACCGTCGTGAACGAGGCGGTCCTCCAGGCGGCCCTGGAGGGGGCCGACACCGACGTGCTCCGGGACGCCGCCTCCATCTACCGGAACCTCACCGGCGAGGACGTCAGCGCGGGCGTGCGGACGGAGACGGAGGCCTGGCTGTCGCGCGTCGGCGTCGACCCGGCCGAACTCGACCGCGACTTCGTCTCCTACCAGACGGTCCGCAGCCACTTCCGGGAGTGTCTCGGCGTCGACACCGCCCGGGAGCGCTCGCTGTCCGTCGACGACGCCGAGGGGACCATCGAGTGGGCCCGCTCCCGGAGCCAGGGTATCGTCGGCCGGACCATCGAGCGACTGGACGGCACCGACGGGTTCCACTGTGGCTCCGTCGACGTGACCACCGTCGTCCGCGTCTCCTGTGCGGACTGCGGGGGGAGCTACCCCGTCGAGCGGTTCCTCGACCGGGGCGGCTGTGACTGCGAGACGGACGCCCAGACCCAGTGA
- a CDS encoding DUF5789 family protein: MSNDSSDAETEESREQGVEFGELNAALEQVEYPTTQEQLLAEHGEETLDLADGEVTLASVLAEQESAEETDTIEYDSPEAVRQAVLNMVGDRAVGRTDYSDRGGSLPDEDGEAESDQSL, from the coding sequence ATGTCGAACGACAGTTCCGACGCGGAGACCGAGGAGTCACGGGAGCAGGGCGTCGAATTCGGGGAGCTGAACGCGGCGCTGGAGCAGGTAGAGTATCCGACGACACAGGAGCAGCTCTTGGCGGAGCACGGCGAGGAGACCCTGGACCTGGCCGACGGCGAGGTGACGCTCGCGAGCGTGCTCGCCGAGCAGGAGTCCGCCGAGGAGACGGACACCATTGAGTACGACTCCCCCGAGGCGGTCCGGCAGGCCGTTCTCAACATGGTCGGGGACCGCGCCGTCGGCCGGACCGACTACAGCGACCGCGGGGGGTCGCTCCCGGACGAGGACGGCGAGGCGGAGAGCGACCAGTCGCTGTAA
- a CDS encoding DUF6684 family protein, with amino-acid sequence MADEPVRSDAGTQRDWADMETLLDVMVNLIPMGILLFFVGLYTVFQPWEWDPVMFVLMHFLTLFPFLLLALLTYVSAQAIAGAEAGE; translated from the coding sequence ATGGCCGACGAACCCGTCCGTTCGGACGCCGGCACACAGCGGGACTGGGCCGACATGGAGACGCTTCTGGACGTGATGGTGAATCTCATCCCGATGGGGATTTTGCTGTTCTTCGTCGGGCTGTACACCGTGTTTCAGCCCTGGGAGTGGGACCCGGTGATGTTCGTGCTCATGCACTTTCTGACCCTGTTCCCGTTTCTCCTGTTGGCGCTGCTGACGTACGTCTCGGCGCAGGCCATCGCGGGCGCCGAAGCAGGGGAGTGA
- a CDS encoding DUF7344 domain-containing protein: MNSHHSLSDLDEPTRHRLLADGQRRLVIESLDTATGGVDTTLEDIAVHLEREAERTGDESVGCPAALRCRLHHVHLPMLDDLGLLAYDAATKRVSPERREVAAAGKSA; the protein is encoded by the coding sequence ATGAACTCCCACCACAGCCTCTCCGACCTCGACGAACCGACACGCCATCGCCTGCTCGCAGACGGACAGCGACGGCTCGTTATCGAGTCGCTGGACACGGCGACCGGCGGCGTCGATACGACACTCGAAGACATCGCGGTCCACCTCGAACGGGAGGCGGAACGGACCGGCGACGAGTCCGTCGGGTGCCCGGCGGCCCTCCGCTGTCGCCTCCATCACGTCCATCTCCCGATGCTGGACGACCTGGGACTGTTGGCGTACGACGCGGCGACGAAGCGTGTCTCCCCCGAACGCCGGGAAGTGGCCGCCGCCGGCAAGTCGGCCTGA
- a CDS encoding GAF domain-containing protein, with protein MDFQGVSTQLQETLAVFDRPGAGTPLTTSEVASELSVSRRSTYERLTRLSERGLLKTKKVGAKGRIWWRDSEPTADLERRVRQQEVVAELGQYALADHDIESVLQLACEGVTETLGTDYCKVLDLAEDGESLLLRTGVGWRDGIAGSATVSATDDDSQAAHTLATDEPIVVDDLQTERRFSGPDLLRSHNVTSGISVIIGTAEEPWGILGTHDTERRSFGAYDVNFVQSVANILASAITRREGEAALVSQRKQLAALTNLQSVVRVTTDAVIDQSTRSEIESVVCEHLAASDSYEFAWIGDVDHRSQRVRLRAEAGVDDYLDGTTISVDPDDERSDGPTGRAFLTGETQTSDHIRTDPDYEPWRDHADEYGYQSSAAIPIVHEGAVYGVLNVYADRPAGITGREKTVITQLGEIVGHAIAAAERKRALLSDTVTELGFHLGDIGALLGVDDGSGTVTVDDTIPVSDGEYLLYGTVTRDAAELITAVGDRLDHWTGAEIHDWDSEGRASFEARLRDPPVLTALANAGGGIVEAGVEDGRAHMTLQLPPGGDVRSVIETVQTVYPGAEMLTRRQTTRERIQTTTLEIGAELTDRQSAVLRAAYRAGFFEWPRPVSGEDVAHSLGISPPTFHQHLRKAEKNVFDTLVPALL; from the coding sequence ATGGATTTCCAGGGAGTGTCCACGCAGCTGCAGGAGACGCTGGCGGTGTTCGACCGGCCCGGAGCGGGGACACCGCTGACGACGAGCGAGGTGGCGAGCGAGCTGTCGGTGTCGCGGCGAAGCACGTACGAGCGTCTCACGCGGCTGTCGGAGCGGGGGCTGTTGAAGACGAAGAAAGTGGGGGCCAAAGGCCGCATCTGGTGGCGGGACAGCGAGCCGACGGCCGACCTCGAACGGCGCGTCCGTCAGCAGGAGGTCGTGGCGGAGCTGGGACAGTACGCGCTCGCGGACCACGACATCGAGTCGGTCCTGCAGCTGGCCTGTGAAGGCGTCACCGAGACCCTGGGGACCGACTACTGCAAGGTCCTGGACCTGGCCGAGGACGGCGAGTCGTTGCTGCTTCGGACCGGCGTCGGCTGGCGGGACGGCATCGCCGGTTCCGCCACGGTGTCGGCGACCGACGACGACTCACAGGCGGCCCACACACTGGCCACCGACGAACCGATTGTCGTCGACGACCTACAGACCGAGCGCCGGTTCAGCGGCCCCGACCTGCTGAGAAGCCACAACGTCACAAGCGGCATCAGCGTCATCATCGGGACCGCCGAGGAGCCGTGGGGAATCCTCGGCACCCACGACACCGAGCGGCGGTCCTTCGGCGCCTACGACGTGAACTTCGTCCAGTCGGTCGCGAACATCCTGGCGTCGGCGATAACCAGGCGCGAAGGCGAGGCGGCGCTGGTCAGTCAGCGCAAGCAACTCGCCGCGCTGACCAACCTCCAGTCGGTCGTCCGCGTGACCACGGACGCCGTCATCGACCAGTCGACCCGGAGCGAAATCGAGTCAGTCGTCTGTGAGCACCTGGCCGCGAGCGACTCCTACGAGTTCGCCTGGATCGGCGACGTCGACCACCGGTCACAGAGGGTCCGGCTCAGAGCCGAGGCCGGCGTCGACGACTACCTCGACGGGACCACTATCTCGGTCGACCCGGACGACGAACGGAGTGACGGGCCCACGGGACGGGCGTTTCTGACCGGCGAGACGCAGACCTCCGACCACATCCGGACGGACCCGGACTACGAGCCGTGGCGCGACCACGCCGACGAGTACGGCTACCAGTCCTCGGCCGCCATTCCCATCGTCCACGAGGGGGCCGTCTACGGCGTCCTGAACGTCTACGCCGACCGACCGGCGGGCATCACCGGTCGCGAAAAGACCGTCATCACACAGCTCGGCGAAATCGTCGGCCACGCCATCGCGGCCGCCGAGCGCAAGCGTGCGCTGTTGAGCGATACGGTGACCGAACTGGGCTTTCACCTGGGGGATATCGGCGCTCTCCTCGGCGTCGACGACGGCAGCGGGACGGTGACCGTCGATGATACGATTCCGGTTTCCGACGGCGAGTATCTGCTGTACGGGACGGTGACCCGGGACGCCGCCGAGCTGATTACGGCCGTCGGCGACCGGCTGGACCACTGGACGGGGGCCGAGATACACGACTGGGACAGCGAGGGACGGGCCAGCTTCGAGGCGCGGCTCCGGGACCCGCCGGTGCTTACGGCCCTGGCGAACGCCGGCGGCGGTATCGTGGAGGCCGGAGTCGAGGACGGGCGGGCCCACATGACGCTCCAGCTCCCGCCGGGCGGGGACGTACGGAGCGTCATCGAGACGGTCCAGACGGTGTATCCCGGCGCCGAGATGCTGACCCGGCGCCAGACCACGCGGGAGCGGATACAGACGACGACGCTCGAAATCGGCGCGGAACTGACCGACCGACAGTCGGCCGTCCTCAGAGCCGCCTACCGCGCGGGCTTTTTCGAGTGGCCCCGCCCGGTGTCCGGCGAGGACGTCGCCCACTCGCTCGGCATCTCACCGCCGACCTTCCACCAGCATCTCCGGAAAGCGGAGAAAAACGTCTTCGACACGCTGGTCCCGGCGCTCCTGTGA
- a CDS encoding HalOD1 output domain-containing protein: MYRNETHANHSPRHQGAGTYFVKHDFDGSAELTTTLAHALSDISGVDVTDAGFTLYDYIDPDALDRLFKPGAGGAQRVNGTLTLTVWDHQVTIHSDGQIAIVPPQQTPQPTR; this comes from the coding sequence ATGTATCGTAACGAGACACACGCGAATCACTCGCCCCGACACCAGGGGGCCGGGACGTACTTCGTCAAGCACGACTTCGACGGGTCGGCCGAACTGACGACCACGCTCGCACACGCGCTGTCGGACATCAGCGGCGTCGACGTGACGGATGCGGGTTTCACGCTGTACGACTACATCGACCCCGACGCGCTCGACCGGCTGTTCAAACCCGGGGCCGGCGGCGCCCAGCGCGTCAACGGGACACTCACGCTGACGGTCTGGGACCACCAGGTGACGATACACAGCGACGGACAGATAGCTATCGTCCCACCACAGCAGACGCCCCAGCCGACGCGGTGA
- a CDS encoding MSCRAMM family adhesin SdrC, whose protein sequence is MTSDDSDTQRGDDEGTERPPRDPETGKFLPKDERPDGTSDSPESERDRPDEPADRSAEDAGSDPAPTGRESEPDSSAPEAGGQSASEDESTPTTGTRGPESEQMDEESDPTDEANEQETEPADVDRETDSPPSASDSPGETDAESRTAVPGDTTAGTESPAVPGRGPEARSTSRPVFVANPTGYPRPQAVYLPTHPWLRLPSRPPAYETVSR, encoded by the coding sequence ATGACATCGGACGACTCTGACACACAACGGGGAGACGACGAGGGCACCGAGCGGCCGCCACGGGACCCGGAAACCGGGAAGTTCCTCCCCAAAGACGAGCGGCCGGACGGGACGTCGGATTCGCCGGAGAGCGAGCGGGACCGACCCGACGAGCCGGCTGACCGGTCGGCCGAGGACGCCGGGAGCGACCCCGCGCCGACCGGCAGGGAGTCAGAACCCGACAGCTCGGCCCCCGAGGCGGGCGGGCAATCGGCCAGCGAGGACGAATCGACACCGACGACAGGAACCCGAGGCCCGGAATCCGAACAGATGGACGAAGAGAGTGACCCCACGGACGAAGCGAACGAACAGGAAACCGAACCGGCGGACGTGGACCGGGAGACCGATAGCCCGCCGTCCGCGTCCGACTCCCCTGGCGAGACAGACGCCGAATCCCGGACGGCCGTACCGGGCGATACGACGGCGGGGACGGAGTCACCGGCTGTTCCCGGTCGGGGGCCCGAAGCGCGCTCGACATCACGGCCCGTCTTCGTCGCGAACCCGACCGGGTATCCGCGACCGCAGGCGGTCTACCTGCCCACGCACCCGTGGCTTCGGCTCCCGTCCCGCCCCCCGGCGTACGAAACGGTATCCCGGTAG
- a CDS encoding GNAT family N-acetyltransferase, which produces MDIREATPSDSERIERIAESSFNSSFALSPEEIATIIEQAFSSEALEDRLSESDGWFLAAEAEVDDETILSGFLDGTADGRIRWLHVDPEARGQGIATALIERLRSEHGDRPLTWEVLDAAVEGGGFCEQFGLAEQGRDSLEVGGHEFGLTVYAEGDRNEELNEPAVPVPETVDADGEDRPLDREEPIPGREAPFFRTFVTEDRESAHGYFCSQCGSTDVTADGLDRLECGDCGNVHLADEWDGGYL; this is translated from the coding sequence ATGGATATCCGAGAGGCGACACCGTCCGACAGCGAGCGTATCGAGCGCATCGCGGAGAGTTCGTTCAACTCTTCGTTCGCGCTCAGCCCCGAGGAGATAGCGACGATAATCGAGCAAGCGTTCTCGTCGGAGGCGCTTGAGGACCGGCTGTCCGAATCGGACGGCTGGTTCCTCGCAGCCGAGGCGGAGGTCGACGACGAGACGATTCTGTCGGGGTTCCTCGACGGCACGGCGGACGGGCGCATCCGCTGGCTCCACGTCGACCCGGAAGCCCGCGGGCAGGGTATCGCGACGGCGCTTATCGAGCGACTACGTTCGGAGCACGGCGACCGACCCCTCACCTGGGAGGTCCTCGACGCCGCCGTCGAGGGCGGGGGGTTCTGCGAGCAGTTCGGCCTCGCCGAACAGGGCCGCGATTCGCTCGAAGTCGGCGGACACGAGTTCGGGCTGACGGTCTACGCCGAGGGCGACCGGAACGAGGAGCTCAACGAGCCGGCCGTCCCGGTTCCCGAGACGGTCGACGCCGACGGCGAGGACCGCCCGCTCGACCGCGAGGAACCGATTCCCGGCCGTGAGGCGCCGTTTTTCCGCACGTTCGTCACCGAGGACCGGGAGTCGGCCCACGGCTACTTCTGCTCGCAGTGCGGGAGTACCGACGTGACCGCCGACGGCCTCGACCGACTGGAGTGTGGGGACTGTGGCAACGTCCACCTGGCCGACGAGTGGGACGGCGGCTACCTCTGA
- a CDS encoding orc1/cdc6 family replication initiation protein, with amino-acid sequence MSDLSFTPTSSIFEKREALLEEWTPEELVGRDNELQRYHAALQPVINNESPSNIFLYGKSGVGKTAATRYLLNALKRDAADVPELDLHTIEINCDGLNSSYQAAVALVNELRDPAKQISNTGYPQASVYQFLFEELNEVGGTVLIVLDEVDHIQDDSLLYKLPRARSNGDVTDAKLGVIGISNDLDFRNQLSSKVRSSLCEKEVSFSAYDAQELQLVLQQRDSVAFKSGVLDDGVVQMCAAYGAKDSGDARQALDLLLEAGDLAREYNDDLVTEAHVREARQRLQTDQVVEGIRNYSDHGQLVLYALTLLAERNETPARTKDILAAYQQVANENGMDPVSLRSVRDYLGELDQLGIISSTEFNRGKGGGKYKEHELEQSVSSVKTGLSEILDATP; translated from the coding sequence ATGAGTGACCTCTCGTTTACGCCGACGTCGTCGATTTTCGAGAAGCGTGAGGCGCTGCTGGAGGAGTGGACGCCGGAAGAACTCGTGGGCCGCGACAACGAGCTCCAGCGGTATCACGCCGCGTTGCAACCGGTCATCAACAACGAAAGCCCGTCAAACATCTTCCTCTACGGCAAGAGCGGCGTCGGAAAGACGGCCGCGACCCGATATCTCCTCAACGCGCTCAAACGCGACGCGGCGGACGTCCCCGAACTCGACCTCCACACTATCGAGATAAACTGCGACGGGCTCAACTCGAGTTACCAGGCCGCCGTCGCCCTCGTCAACGAGCTCCGCGACCCCGCAAAGCAGATATCGAACACCGGATACCCGCAGGCTTCGGTCTACCAGTTCCTCTTCGAGGAGCTCAACGAGGTCGGCGGCACGGTCCTCATCGTCTTAGACGAGGTCGACCACATCCAGGACGACTCGCTCCTGTATAAGCTCCCGCGGGCGCGGTCGAACGGCGACGTGACCGACGCGAAACTCGGTGTCATCGGTATCTCCAACGACCTCGACTTCAGGAACCAGCTCTCCTCGAAGGTCCGCTCGAGCCTCTGTGAGAAGGAGGTCTCCTTCTCGGCGTACGACGCCCAGGAGCTACAGCTCGTTCTCCAGCAACGGGACTCGGTCGCGTTCAAGTCGGGCGTCCTCGACGACGGCGTCGTCCAGATGTGTGCCGCCTACGGTGCCAAGGACTCCGGGGACGCGCGTCAGGCGCTGGACCTCCTGCTCGAAGCCGGTGACCTCGCCCGGGAGTACAACGACGACCTCGTCACCGAGGCACACGTTCGCGAGGCCCGACAGCGACTCCAGACCGACCAGGTGGTCGAGGGTATCAGGAACTACTCCGACCACGGACAGCTCGTTCTGTATGCGCTGACGCTGCTCGCGGAACGAAACGAGACGCCGGCCCGCACGAAGGACATCCTGGCGGCCTACCAGCAGGTGGCAAACGAGAACGGCATGGACCCGGTCTCGCTGCGGTCCGTGCGCGATTATCTGGGCGAACTGGACCAGTTGGGAATCATCTCATCGACGGAGTTCAACCGCGGCAAGGGCGGCGGGAAGTACAAGGAACACGAGCTGGAACAGTCCGTCTCCTCGGTGAAGACGGGGCTCTCCGAGATACTCGACGCGACCCCCTGA